One Solibacillus sp. R5-41 DNA segment encodes these proteins:
- a CDS encoding leucine-rich repeat domain-containing protein, translating into MEDKYATITSLDMSGKNTSRYTISTGALVDFTGLTNLNLSGTGISELGGLVALTSLITLDISGNQISDLGALANLSNLSTLNVSRTNIADLNVLVKENSSTRFTNLVNLQATNISTLTSIAGLVHVSANATQNSSVKWDFTGSKLTSPDAQNHIDQINASKNDAVFIAPIPGA; encoded by the coding sequence TTGGAGGATAAATACGCTACAATTACCTCTTTAGATATGAGTGGCAAAAATACTAGCAGATACACTATATCAACAGGAGCATTGGTGGACTTTACTGGGCTTACTAATTTGAATTTATCTGGTACTGGAATCTCTGAACTTGGGGGATTAGTAGCTCTTACAAGTCTAATAACTCTCGATATATCTGGAAACCAAATTAGCGATTTAGGTGCACTAGCGAATTTGAGTAATCTATCTACACTAAATGTTTCTCGTACGAACATCGCTGATTTAAATGTTCTAGTTAAAGAAAATAGTTCAACACGGTTTACAAATCTTGTAAACCTGCAAGCTACTAATATTTCTACTTTAACTTCAATTGCAGGATTAGTACATGTTTCGGCTAATGCAACACAAAATAGTTCCGTTAAATGGGATTTCACAGGTAGTAAACTTACAAGTCCCGATGCACAAAATCATATTGATCAAATAAATGCTTCTAAAAATGATGCTGTATTTATAGCACCAATTCCTGGTGCGTGA